In Streptomyces sp. TLI_146, the genomic stretch GAGTCGGGGCAGCACGCGGAGCTTCGTATCCTCGCGAGCAACAACGGCAAGACGCCGCCGTATCTGGGCGGAACCAAGAGGCCGTGTGCCACCTGCTTCGCCACCCTCTACCCCCATGGCTCGCCCAAGGGCGGCGACGGGAAGGAGCTCGTGCGTCCGGGAAGGTTCTATTCCAGGGAGGACGCCAACCGGACGGTCCCGGGATACAAGGACAGCACCACGGTGTCTCCCAAGGACCGGGCGCAGCAGGTGTTCGCCTGGATCGACAAGTCCGTCGCTCAGACCTATGACTCCTTTGCGCGCAACAATGCGCTCCTTCGGGGACAGGGCTCGGATTCGGATACGGACTGACCTGCGAGAAGCGGCCAGCGACACCGCGCGCCGAAGTCGCCACCGGTGACGACAGGAGGGACTTCTCTCGACGCACACAGCGTCGAGAGGTAGCCCACGTGGGGGAGGCGGATCCTCCATGCGGACGACGTACGGTCGTCGCGGCGCGGACCATGATCGAGTCATGTCAGTCATGCATTCCCTGGACGACACCGTGCCTCCCGTGCGGCATCGGACAGTCCGCCTCCGCCTGAGCAACTGGCCTGGATACGCCGCGGCGGCATGGGGGGTCCTGTTCGCGGTACCCAGTTTCGTCTGGGCGACGGGCAATGCCTTCGGCGCGCAGTCGACGGTGGCGCCGTCGTTGGTGAAGCTCGCTCGCGACGGCGTGCCGTGGTTCGTGGCCGTCCTGTTGGTGACCGGCTTCCTGAAGCTCTTCGGGGCACTGATCGGCCTCGGCCTGACGCGACCGCGGGGCTCGCGGATCGGTCGGCTCATGGTGTTCTGCGGCGGCGGCGCGGCGACCCTGCTCACGTGGCATGGCGGCCTCTTCGTCATCCACGGTGTGCTGGTCAAGGCTGGGGTTGTCTCTGTTGAGCCAGATCTGGCTGGGCTGACCGGTTGGTACCTCTACCTGTGGGGCCCGTGGTTCATCATCGGTGGGCTGACCTTCGCATGGGCCACCGCGCTGCATGTCCGCCAAAGCGACGATCGGTGCAAGCTGCGACTCCACGGCGCCGTGGGTGCGCTCGGAGCCCTGGTCCTGTCCTTGGCCTCGACGGTTACCGGGATCGGTTGAGAACTATCCCGTAACCGCTGGTCACGGGTTTGATGCACTTGGTGCAGCTGGTGTGACCACAGCGTTGGCGCCGCCCTGGACACCCCCATCCCAGGTCTGAGTCCACGTCAGTACGGCAAGCTCGTCACCCGCATTGCGACGCGAGGGCGGGGACTCCGGACCCGATCCGGATCAGGTACGCGCACTGCTCGACCGCCCGCCCACCAGGAACGCGCCGCCCGGCTCGCCTCACTCGAGCCGGTCTGTAAGCTGATCTTCTCCGAGAAGGCCGAGTGATCTTGCTGCCGCCGCACCGGACGAAAGGGCCGGTCGGCCGGAGAGGACAAGGCGGTGAGTACTGCGCTGGCGGAGGCTCTGTCCGCCGTTCTCCTTGTGGCCGTACTGGCATGCGCGGTGATGCGCCCGTTCGGCTGGCCGGAGGCGGTCGTCGCCGTCCCGGCCGCCGGTGTCGTCATCGCCACCGGGGCGATTTCGCTTGACCACGCCGCTGACGAGGCCGCCCGGCTGGGGCCGGTGATCGGGTTTCTGGCAGCCGTGCTCATCCTGGCCCAGCTGTGCGACGACGAGGGGCTGTTCCACGCCTGTGGTGCGTGGATGGCCCGCACCGCGGCGGGACGGCCGCGCCGCTTGCTGGCGCAGGTGTTCGCCCTCGCCTCGGTGATCACCGCGGTGCTCAGCCTGGACGCCACCATCGTGCTGCTGACCCCCGTGGTGTTCGC encodes the following:
- a CDS encoding DUF3995 domain-containing protein; translation: MHSLDDTVPPVRHRTVRLRLSNWPGYAAAAWGVLFAVPSFVWATGNAFGAQSTVAPSLVKLARDGVPWFVAVLLVTGFLKLFGALIGLGLTRPRGSRIGRLMVFCGGGAATLLTWHGGLFVIHGVLVKAGVVSVEPDLAGLTGWYLYLWGPWFIIGGLTFAWATALHVRQSDDRCKLRLHGAVGALGALVLSLASTVTGIG